The genomic region TACCAGTGCGCCCTCACGGCTGGACTCGACCCACACAGCGCCCAACCGGCCCATTTGTCGAATGAATGTCCAGTAGCAAGCCGGCTGTTCGTCGGTGTGGTCGTCCTTGCACACCACGGTCAGCAGGGCGACTCGGACGCCGCCATCGCCTGTCATCGTTCCTGCCTGCGCGACGCCCACTCGAACCTGACACTTTCGGGGTCGAAGCCGGGGCCGGGGCGTGTGCGGTCGATAACGACTCGCAGCCCGAGTGCGCCCAGCACCGCGCGGCGCTGAGCCACTGTCATGTCGTCCCACCTTTGACTGGCCTGCGGTCCTGCCAACGGTCGCAGAGCGTCGAGGTCAAGCGATACCACCGACGCGGCGCGACGCTGCTCCGCCTGGTCAAGCTCGGGTTGCAGACGCGCGGTAATGCGACGCAACTGCTCGGCGGTGATGGCGCCCTCGGCGAACGCGTCGGCGGCGTCGGCCAGTCGCCGGTTGAGTTCGTCGATACGGTGCGAGCAGCGCCGTGCTTCGGCGTCGTCGCCGAGTAGAAAGTCGAGCGCGTCGGGCATCGACATGCGGCCGATCACAACGCCTTTGACCAAATTGTCCACGGCGGGCTCGGAGCGGCCGACGCAGCCCTTTCCGTCGCACACGTACAGGTCGAGCGGTCGTCCGTGCGGTCCCCGTTTGGTGACGGCTCGTAGCTTCTCGCCGCAGACGCCGCACTCCCCGATCCCCCACGACAGCAGATGCCGGCGCGCACCAGGCCGCGTCGTCCCGTTCGACTGCCGGCCGGGATCGGCAAGCAGCGCGACGACCTTCTCATGCTTGGCGCGGTCGACCAGCGCGGGCCAGCACCCGTCGAAACGTTCCTCGTCGGGCTGGCCGCGATGGTGGATCCGCTGCGCGACGTTGGACTCGCGCAAAGCGAGTTTCTTCACCGACGTCTTTCCCCATCGCGACGACTTCGGCGCCGGCACGCCAAGATCGTTCAACCGATCGG from Mycobacterium sp. IDR2000157661 harbors:
- a CDS encoding recombinase family protein — translated: MNTSPGERVALYARISQDTTGQAVGVADQLEHARTFASARGYRIAAEHADNDISAFRGANRPAYQKVLRLAREHKIDRVIVYHLTRMTRNRRERAEFIDAFHSCKVNVSEAQGGDYDLSTAAGRTWVDIQGALATWESEIKSERVTAAAVRRARSGRPSGDLGYGWVKHGSGSAATWTEHPQESDVVREVVDRLLAGESLRGITDRLNDLGVPAPKSSRWGKTSVKKLALRESNVAQRIHHRGQPDEERFDGCWPALVDRAKHEKVVALLADPGRQSNGTTRPGARRHLLSWGIGECGVCGEKLRAVTKRGPHGRPLDLYVCDGKGCVGRSEPAVDNLVKGVVIGRMSMPDALDFLLGDDAEARRCSHRIDELNRRLADAADAFAEGAITAEQLRRITARLQPELDQAEQRRAASVVSLDLDALRPLAGPQASQRWDDMTVAQRRAVLGALGLRVVIDRTRPGPGFDPESVRFEWASRRQER